In a single window of the Candidatus Omnitrophota bacterium genome:
- the gyrB gene encoding DNA topoisomerase (ATP-hydrolyzing) subunit B: MKKKKIEKEEKKAPEAAVRGASEKEKEKAIATKRYDATTIQVLEGVEAVRKRPAMYIGDTTQRGLHHLVYEVVDNSIDEAMAGYATAIDVVVHVDNSVTVKDDGRGIPVDTHKTQGKPAVEVVLTTLHAGGKFDHRVYKVAGGLHGVGVSVVNALSEWLEVEVRRDGKIYHQSYEKGRTASKLKVIGTAKSTGTAVTFKADKEIFGDTIVYSFDTLANRLRELAFLNRNIRITLKDERAKGKEVEFKFSGGVISFVEFLNKNKSVLHKKVIYFSKEKDKIIGEVAIQYNDGYGDNIFSFANNINTIEGGSHLTGFKSALTRTINQYCKNKNLLKESDAAISGDDTREGLTAVISVKLPNPQFEGQTKTKLGNSEVEGIIESIVNEALGSFFEENPSVANKIIEKAVLASRAREAARKARELTRRKGALEGAALPGKLADCQETDAAVCEIYLVEGDSAGGSAKQGRDRRFQAILPLKGKILNVEKARLDKILSNEEIRTIITAIGTGVGEEFDLARLRYFKIILMCDADVDGSHIRTLILTFLYRQMHALIEKEHVYIAQPPLFKIKRGKREEYIQTEDDLNNLLLELGSEGMSLIRGKDKRVFTDKQLKAILDALIEVEGLSNAVERRGVEFSKYISFRHKKTKKLPIYMVKVDHEDHFLYNDNELADYVKKEGPDSAEKPRLDHIEFYEAREIEKVIDKVEKLGVDIEDYDMAAPEETQKKGTSKKEKDTRRPLYSIKQEKETKNFYCLKDILRYVMDVGKEGMAIQRYKGLGEMNPVQLWETTMDPEKRTLLKVTLEDAVEADAMFTVLMGEAVEPRREFIEKHAHEVKVLDV; this comes from the coding sequence ATGAAGAAAAAAAAGATAGAGAAGGAAGAGAAGAAAGCGCCCGAAGCGGCAGTGAGGGGCGCCAGCGAGAAAGAGAAAGAAAAGGCGATCGCCACGAAGAGGTACGATGCCACCACCATCCAGGTGCTGGAGGGGGTGGAGGCCGTGCGCAAGCGGCCGGCGATGTATATAGGCGACACGACCCAGAGGGGTCTGCACCACCTTGTCTATGAGGTGGTGGACAACTCTATCGACGAAGCGATGGCCGGCTACGCCACAGCCATAGATGTCGTAGTCCATGTCGACAACTCGGTTACCGTAAAGGACGACGGCCGCGGGATACCGGTCGATACGCACAAGACGCAGGGGAAACCCGCGGTCGAGGTCGTCCTGACGACGCTCCACGCCGGGGGGAAGTTCGACCACCGCGTCTACAAGGTTGCCGGGGGGTTACACGGCGTAGGCGTGAGCGTTGTGAACGCCCTCTCGGAGTGGCTCGAAGTAGAGGTGCGGCGCGACGGCAAGATCTACCACCAGTCGTATGAGAAAGGGAGGACCGCGTCGAAACTTAAGGTCATAGGGACGGCGAAGAGCACCGGTACCGCCGTGACCTTCAAGGCCGACAAGGAGATATTCGGGGATACGATCGTCTACAGTTTCGACACGCTGGCGAACCGTCTCAGGGAACTGGCCTTCCTTAACAGGAATATCAGGATAACGCTGAAGGACGAGCGGGCCAAAGGGAAGGAAGTGGAATTCAAGTTCTCGGGCGGCGTCATTTCGTTCGTGGAGTTCCTGAATAAGAATAAGAGCGTCCTTCATAAAAAGGTCATCTACTTCTCGAAGGAGAAAGACAAGATCATAGGCGAGGTCGCCATACAGTATAATGACGGTTACGGCGACAACATATTCAGTTTCGCGAATAACATAAATACCATAGAAGGCGGTTCGCACCTCACCGGGTTCAAGTCGGCCCTTACGCGGACCATCAACCAGTATTGCAAGAATAAGAACCTTCTGAAGGAGTCGGATGCCGCCATATCGGGCGACGATACGAGGGAGGGGCTCACGGCTGTCATAAGCGTAAAGCTCCCGAACCCGCAGTTCGAGGGCCAGACGAAGACGAAGCTCGGGAACTCCGAAGTGGAGGGTATCATAGAGTCGATCGTCAACGAGGCGCTCGGCAGCTTCTTCGAGGAGAACCCGTCCGTAGCGAACAAGATCATAGAGAAGGCGGTGCTCGCTTCCCGGGCGCGCGAGGCGGCCCGCAAGGCGCGGGAATTGACGCGCAGGAAAGGAGCGCTTGAAGGGGCGGCCCTTCCCGGGAAACTCGCCGACTGCCAGGAGACGGATGCGGCCGTATGCGAGATATACCTGGTCGAGGGAGATTCGGCCGGAGGCAGCGCGAAGCAGGGGCGCGACAGGCGGTTCCAGGCGATATTGCCGCTAAAAGGCAAGATATTGAACGTGGAGAAGGCGCGCTTAGACAAGATACTCTCCAACGAGGAGATACGGACCATAATCACAGCCATAGGGACGGGCGTAGGCGAGGAGTTCGACCTGGCGCGGCTCAGGTATTTCAAGATAATACTGATGTGCGATGCCGATGTCGACGGATCCCACATAAGGACGCTCATACTGACATTCTTATACAGGCAGATGCACGCCCTGATAGAGAAGGAGCATGTATATATCGCCCAACCGCCCCTCTTTAAGATCAAGAGAGGGAAGAGGGAAGAATATATCCAGACAGAGGACGACCTGAACAACCTCCTTCTTGAATTGGGCTCTGAAGGGATGTCCCTTATCAGGGGGAAGGATAAGCGCGTATTTACCGATAAGCAGCTGAAGGCCATATTAGATGCCCTTATTGAGGTGGAGGGACTTTCAAATGCTGTGGAGCGCCGGGGAGTAGAATTCTCAAAATACATCAGTTTTAGGCATAAGAAGACCAAAAAACTGCCTATTTATATGGTAAAAGTGGATCACGAGGATCATTTCCTGTATAACGACAATGAGCTTGCCGACTACGTAAAGAAGGAGGGGCCCGACTCCGCAGAGAAGCCGCGGCTCGACCACATAGAGTTTTATGAGGCGAGGGAGATAGAGAAGGTAATAGACAAGGTCGAGAAGCTTGGCGTGGATATAGAAGATTACGATATGGCGGCCCCGGAGGAGACCCAGAAGAAAGGCACGTCGAAAAAGGAGAAGGATACAAGAAGGCCCCTCTATTCCATAAAGCAGGAGAAGGAGACGAAAAATTTCTATTGTCTGAAAGATATCCTCAGGTATGTCATGGATGTGGGTAAAGAGGGGATGGCCATACAGAGATACAAAGGTCTCGGAGAGATGAACCCGGTTCAGCTCTGGGAGACGACTATGGACCCCGAAAAGAGGACCCTCCTCAAGGTGACGCTTGAGGATGCGGTAGAGGCGGACGCAATGTTCACGGTCCTCATGGGTGAGGCGGTCGAGCCGAGAAGGGAGTTCATCGAGAAGCACGCGCACGAAGTGAAGGTGCTGGACGTATAG
- a CDS encoding DciA family protein yields the protein MAGSPKGPLDGVLENIIAGLKKDKAVTEEDIRAAWRRAAGRKAACHTRPVAIRRAELVVNVDDSGWLYELTLKKKDILKKLSVKLKKKKIRNVRFRIGDV from the coding sequence ATGGCCGGATCTCCTAAGGGGCCGCTGGACGGCGTACTGGAAAATATAATAGCCGGCCTGAAGAAAGATAAGGCGGTCACGGAGGAGGATATAAGGGCCGCATGGCGCCGGGCGGCCGGCAGGAAGGCCGCCTGCCACACGCGGCCCGTCGCCATACGAAGGGCGGAGCTCGTGGTGAACGTGGACGACTCGGGGTGGCTGTACGAATTGACGCTGAAGAAGAAAGATATACTCAAAAAGCTCTCGGTGAAGCTGAAGAAAAAGAAGATAAGGAACGTGAGGTTCAGGATAGGGGATGTGTAG
- the dnaN gene encoding DNA polymerase III subunit beta, with translation MKFNTKKDILLKGIQSVQNAINAKSSSPILTNILVEAAGENIVFTATDFDIGIVSAIQIKPAIEGNITIPAKKFADIIKELPENEDISVSVKKNNMIHIECDKNTFKIMGLPKDEFPQLPEFKNKDFIMLEQKKLKAMLGMTVFAISSDETRYVLNGVLFVIKPAYIRLVATDGRRLAMVEEKMQFPKALERKMIVPTKTVNELLRVLTDEGEVKISFGDNQTLFEVGSTRVISRLIEGDFPNYEQVVPKETKEKIVVSRDKFLSALKRVALFTNPESKAVKLDLARDKMVLLKSAPYLGEARVELDVDYKGKDISIGFNPDYLVDILKNADVGEIHFEVADPEKPGVVRIGTEYVYVVLPMQLT, from the coding sequence ATGAAATTCAACACAAAAAAAGATATCTTACTTAAAGGCATACAAAGCGTCCAGAACGCTATCAACGCAAAGAGCAGCTCACCTATATTGACCAACATACTCGTTGAAGCAGCCGGCGAAAATATCGTATTTACGGCAACAGATTTCGATATAGGTATAGTATCGGCTATCCAGATAAAACCCGCGATCGAAGGGAACATAACGATCCCCGCGAAGAAATTCGCCGACATCATAAAAGAGCTGCCGGAAAACGAAGATATATCCGTGTCGGTCAAAAAGAACAACATGATCCACATTGAATGCGACAAAAACACCTTTAAGATAATGGGGCTGCCCAAAGACGAGTTCCCGCAACTCCCGGAGTTTAAAAACAAGGACTTCATCATGCTGGAACAGAAGAAGTTAAAAGCGATGCTGGGCATGACGGTATTCGCCATAAGCAGCGACGAGACCAGGTATGTCCTGAACGGCGTACTCTTCGTGATAAAACCGGCATATATACGGCTCGTTGCCACCGACGGGAGACGGCTCGCGATGGTGGAAGAGAAGATGCAGTTCCCGAAGGCGCTGGAGAGAAAGATGATAGTGCCCACAAAGACCGTGAATGAGTTGCTCAGGGTCTTGACGGACGAAGGCGAAGTGAAGATAAGTTTCGGGGATAACCAGACGCTCTTCGAGGTCGGGTCCACCCGCGTCATATCAAGGTTGATAGAAGGTGATTTCCCCAATTATGAACAGGTTGTGCCCAAAGAGACGAAAGAGAAGATAGTCGTCTCCAGGGATAAATTTTTATCGGCGCTGAAGAGGGTGGCGCTCTTCACCAACCCGGAGTCGAAGGCGGTGAAGCTGGACCTCGCGCGCGACAAGATGGTCCTGTTGAAGAGCGCGCCGTATCTTGGGGAGGCGCGCGTAGAGCTCGACGTCGATTATAAAGGGAAGGATATCTCCATAGGGTTCAACCCCGACTATCTCGTGGACATACTGAAGAACGCGGATGTCGGCGAGATACATTTTGAGGTAGCCGATCCCGAGAAGCCGGGCGTCGTTAGGATAGGCACCGAGTATGTATATGTCGTATTACCGATGCAGCTTACGTAA
- the dnaA gene encoding chromosomal replication initiator protein DnaA, whose protein sequence is MAIDGGAVWVKAREMIKKELANDRTFDIWFGPIRCSSINADTITLEVPNKFFKSWLLERYMDVIRSCIAKAVGKELGVEFALKEMGDEEALREDPARKKEPKKEKPFWPFARQNPDSPKEIGLNPKYTFESFVVGSSNRFAHAASMAVCESPAKAYNPLFIYGGVGLGKTHLMHAIGQSAVQKFPKTKILYISSEEFTNQLIGAIQNRTTQKFREKYRYVDILLIDDIQFIAGKESTQEEFFHTFNALFDAHKQIVVSSDRPPKEIQNLEDRLVSRFEWGLVTDIQPPDFETRIAILKKKSEKETIALPDDVFYFLGEKIKTNIRELEGALIRVVAYSKLIGRDVSLDLAREVLKDMIVEGEKKITIELIQKKVSEYFDIKLSVMKAKNRSKAVAYPRQIAMYLTRKLTDYSLPEIGENFGGRDHTTVIHACEKIENDLKSKEGLRDITDKLIKNIKS, encoded by the coding sequence ATGGCGATTGACGGCGGAGCCGTATGGGTCAAGGCCCGGGAGATGATCAAAAAGGAGCTCGCTAACGACCGGACGTTCGATATCTGGTTCGGCCCGATACGGTGCTCATCCATAAACGCCGACACGATAACTTTGGAAGTCCCGAATAAGTTCTTCAAGAGCTGGCTTCTCGAGCGGTACATGGATGTGATACGTTCGTGCATAGCAAAGGCCGTCGGCAAAGAGCTCGGCGTAGAATTCGCTCTCAAGGAGATGGGCGACGAAGAGGCCCTGCGGGAAGACCCCGCGCGTAAAAAAGAGCCGAAGAAAGAGAAGCCGTTCTGGCCGTTCGCGCGCCAGAACCCGGACTCGCCGAAAGAGATAGGCCTCAACCCCAAGTATACGTTCGAGAGCTTCGTCGTCGGGTCAAGCAACCGGTTCGCCCATGCCGCGTCGATGGCCGTCTGCGAATCCCCCGCAAAGGCGTACAACCCGCTCTTCATATACGGCGGTGTAGGATTGGGCAAAACGCACCTGATGCACGCCATAGGGCAGAGCGCCGTCCAGAAGTTCCCCAAGACGAAGATCCTCTACATATCGAGCGAGGAGTTCACGAACCAGCTCATAGGCGCCATCCAGAACAGGACCACCCAGAAATTCCGGGAGAAGTACAGGTACGTGGACATCCTTCTGATAGACGATATCCAGTTCATCGCCGGCAAGGAGTCGACGCAGGAAGAGTTCTTCCACACGTTCAACGCCCTTTTCGACGCCCATAAGCAGATCGTCGTCTCCAGCGACCGGCCGCCGAAAGAGATCCAGAACCTCGAGGACCGGCTCGTATCGCGGTTCGAGTGGGGACTCGTCACCGATATACAGCCGCCCGATTTTGAGACGAGGATCGCCATACTGAAAAAGAAGTCCGAAAAAGAGACGATCGCGCTCCCCGACGACGTTTTCTACTTCCTGGGAGAGAAGATAAAGACGAATATCAGGGAACTGGAAGGCGCGCTTATACGCGTAGTCGCTTATTCCAAGCTCATAGGAAGGGATGTCTCCCTGGACCTTGCCAGGGAGGTGCTGAAAGATATGATAGTGGAGGGGGAGAAGAAGATCACCATCGAGCTCATCCAGAAGAAGGTGAGCGAATATTTCGACATAAAACTTTCTGTCATGAAGGCGAAGAACAGGAGTAAGGCGGTCGCTTACCCGCGCCAGATCGCGATGTACCTCACGCGCAAACTGACCGATTACTCTTTACCTGAGATAGGTGAGAACTTCGGGGGCAGGGACCACACGACCGTTATACACGCCTGTGAAAAGATAGAGAACGACCTTAAGTCAAAAGAGGGTTTAAGGGATATAACCGACAAGCTTATTAAAAATATTAAAAGTTGA
- the rpmH gene encoding 50S ribosomal protein L34: MKYTLRAKSNLRRKRKHGFRKRMKDRWGRAVLKRRRQKGRHKLTV, translated from the coding sequence ATGAAGTATACGCTAAGGGCGAAATCGAACCTCAGGAGAAAGAGAAAGCACGGGTTCAGGAAGAGGATGAAGGACCGCTGGGGCAGGGCCGTTCTGAAGAGGAGACGACAGAAAGGCCGGCACAAGCTCACCGTATGA
- the rnpA gene encoding ribonuclease P protein component produces the protein MISDGDFPKEEHLLKTGDFRKVYKNGSAHKRDPLFLYRLPNAGETIRVGFSVSSRSIKLATRRNRIKRLLREAYRLNKAKLKKGFDIVIVVRRDPSPALAYKDIEKKFLGVAGEAGILK, from the coding sequence ATGATCTCCGACGGAGATTTTCCGAAAGAAGAACATCTTTTAAAGACAGGGGATTTCAGGAAGGTCTATAAGAACGGGTCGGCCCACAAGAGGGACCCCCTCTTTTTGTACCGCCTGCCGAACGCCGGGGAGACGATAAGGGTCGGTTTCTCGGTGAGCTCGCGCAGCATAAAACTGGCGACAAGACGGAACAGGATAAAGCGGCTTTTGCGCGAGGCATACCGGTTGAACAAGGCGAAGCTTAAAAAAGGGTTCGATATAGTCATAGTGGTGCGCAGGGATCCGTCCCCCGCATTGGCTTATAAAGATATAGAGAAGAAGTTCCTGGGCGTTGCCGGAGAGGCGGGTATATTGAAGTGA
- the yidD gene encoding membrane protein insertion efficiency factor YidD: MKKIAICMLKLYRNYLSPLKLQCCRFYPSCSEYAIGAIEKHGLLSGGLKSIKRILRCNPFSQGGYDPVK, translated from the coding sequence GTGAAGAAGATAGCCATTTGCATGCTGAAGTTATATCGTAACTATCTATCACCATTGAAGTTACAATGCTGCAGGTTTTACCCATCCTGTTCGGAATACGCCATCGGGGCCATAGAGAAACACGGCCTTTTATCCGGCGGCCTGAAGAGCATAAAGCGCATCCTGAGGTGCAACCCGTTCTCGCAAGGCGGGTACGATCCTGTCAAATAA
- the yidC gene encoding membrane protein insertase YidC, producing MEKRLVLAVALSILIIVSFQYFFVKPPVRAPDVKGVVKEDTAPVRAVVKEAAELPPSLEAPSNIAFEEEELEADAGKYILTFSNVGGSIKKIRLKEHKNPHSTEMLDLVDLTNPKMYVFSFSDSTGSLPFDTIKYNIEKSGDDIIASARIGDIEVVKRYVLHNSKHIIELDIAIKNISGSSRSFGYRIIGGSGLKEPDPQDVRFIEVRSKVNGIILNFKHPKKGRITNPGIVSWTAIKNKYFCIVMKPFGATKDQFYSEAKDGLFSTGIESPLIEIPSGSVVSQKFILYAGPSQISLLKEVGFEFAESVDYGFFGGISRALIAVMRFFYFLLHSWGLSIILLSIFLNLILSPLTFKSFKSMQKMQALHPQMEKLKAQHKDNPQKLNKEMLELYKKYKINPLSGCLPMLLQMPIFIALYNALIRSIELRGSTFLWIRDLSLPDAVKIPITLPIFGDSINILPLLMVGAMVLQQNMSTKQMGSAVTDEQKQQQRMMLIVMPIVFGFIFYNMPSGLVLYWIINTVLTVVEQYAIFKNI from the coding sequence ATGGAAAAACGGCTTGTCCTGGCAGTGGCATTATCGATATTGATCATCGTCTCATTCCAGTACTTCTTCGTGAAACCTCCTGTCCGCGCGCCGGATGTAAAGGGTGTGGTGAAGGAAGATACGGCGCCCGTCCGGGCCGTTGTTAAGGAAGCGGCGGAACTGCCCCCATCCTTAGAGGCGCCCTCAAATATCGCTTTCGAAGAGGAAGAGCTTGAGGCAGATGCCGGGAAATATATCCTAACCTTCAGCAACGTCGGCGGTTCAATAAAAAAGATACGCCTGAAAGAGCATAAGAACCCGCATTCCACCGAAATGTTAGATTTGGTTGATCTAACAAATCCAAAGATGTATGTATTCTCTTTCTCCGATTCGACAGGCTCCCTCCCTTTCGACACAATAAAATATAATATCGAGAAGAGCGGTGACGATATAATCGCTTCTGCCAGGATAGGCGATATCGAAGTTGTGAAAAGATATGTATTACATAACTCTAAGCATATCATAGAGTTAGATATAGCAATAAAGAATATATCCGGCTCCTCGAGATCTTTCGGTTACAGAATAATAGGTGGTTCTGGGCTTAAAGAGCCGGATCCACAGGATGTAAGATTTATTGAAGTAAGATCCAAGGTGAACGGCATCATATTAAATTTTAAACATCCGAAGAAGGGGCGTATTACAAACCCCGGCATAGTGAGTTGGACCGCCATCAAGAATAAGTACTTCTGTATCGTGATGAAACCGTTCGGCGCGACGAAAGACCAGTTCTATAGCGAGGCGAAAGACGGTCTATTCAGCACAGGTATAGAATCGCCCTTGATCGAGATCCCATCGGGATCCGTTGTATCTCAGAAATTCATTCTTTATGCGGGGCCAAGCCAGATATCCCTGCTGAAGGAAGTGGGATTCGAATTTGCAGAGAGTGTAGATTATGGATTTTTCGGCGGGATAAGCAGGGCGCTCATAGCTGTGATGCGATTCTTCTATTTCCTTTTACATAGTTGGGGTCTATCCATAATCCTCCTCTCCATATTTTTAAACCTTATACTATCCCCTCTCACATTTAAAAGTTTTAAATCTATGCAGAAGATGCAGGCCCTCCATCCGCAGATGGAGAAATTGAAGGCACAGCATAAAGACAACCCGCAGAAATTGAATAAAGAGATGCTGGAGTTGTATAAAAAATATAAGATAAATCCTTTAAGCGGCTGTCTGCCGATGCTCCTGCAGATGCCGATATTCATCGCCCTGTATAACGCGCTTATACGGTCTATAGAATTACGCGGGAGCACATTCTTATGGATAAGAGATCTCTCTCTGCCGGATGCGGTTAAGATCCCGATCACATTACCGATATTCGGTGACAGCATAAATATTCTGCCGCTCCTGATGGTCGGAGCCATGGTACTTCAACAGAATATGTCTACAAAGCAGATGGGCAGCGCCGTTACCGATGAGCAGAAACAGCAACAGCGGATGATGTTGATAGTTATGCCTATCGTATTCGGGTTCATATTCTATAATATGCCATCCGGGCTCGTGTTATACTGGATAATAAATACGGTATTGACCGTTGTCGAGCAATACGCGATATTTAAGAATATATAA
- a CDS encoding AAA family ATPase, whose protein sequence is MAKVIAICNQKGGVGKTTTAINLATCLALSGIKILLIDIDPQGNATSGLGIDKHTIKTSVYDLLVDESDPKSVILKTGIDNLSIIPSNLNLTGAEVELVGIMGREYRLKKALAAISQDYDFILIDCPPSLGLLTINALSSAYSVLIPIQCEYYALEGLSQLSNTINLVRENLNPSLLIEGVLLTMADFRTKLTNEVINEVRNFFKEKVYNTVIPRNIRLTEAPGFGKPIALYDKNSIGAQKYQDFTNEFLGVKKDGSVTSQTNLHNDSIDSNLQKVEEGEVK, encoded by the coding sequence ATGGCTAAAGTAATAGCGATATGTAATCAAAAAGGCGGTGTTGGAAAGACGACAACCGCAATAAATCTCGCCACTTGCCTTGCCTTATCAGGTATAAAGATACTGCTCATCGATATAGACCCACAGGGCAACGCTACAAGCGGTTTAGGAATAGACAAGCATACTATAAAGACGAGCGTCTACGACCTCCTGGTGGACGAATCCGACCCAAAATCGGTCATTTTAAAGACCGGCATAGATAACCTTTCCATCATACCGTCAAATTTGAATCTTACAGGCGCAGAGGTTGAGTTGGTTGGCATTATGGGTAGAGAGTATCGGCTCAAAAAGGCTCTTGCCGCAATAAGCCAGGATTACGATTTCATATTGATAGACTGTCCGCCATCGCTCGGTTTATTGACCATAAATGCTTTATCATCAGCATATTCCGTACTTATACCGATACAATGCGAATATTATGCACTTGAAGGGCTGAGTCAACTCTCTAATACTATAAATCTGGTAAGAGAAAACCTGAATCCTTCGCTGCTCATAGAAGGCGTTCTTCTTACGATGGCAGATTTCAGGACTAAGCTTACCAATGAAGTTATAAATGAAGTAAGGAACTTTTTTAAAGAGAAAGTATATAACACTGTGATACCCAGGAATATACGTTTAACAGAAGCGCCCGGTTTTGGGAAACCGATCGCCCTATATGATAAAAATTCGATCGGCGCTCAGAAGTACCAGGATTTCACAAATGAATTTTTAGGAGTAAAGAAAGACGGCTCTGTTACTAGCCAGACAAATTTACATAACGATAGTATTGATAGTAACTTACAAAAAGTTGAGGAAGGAGAAGTTAAATGA